One Paenibacillus riograndensis SBR5 DNA segment encodes these proteins:
- a CDS encoding Na+/H+ antiporter subunit D yields MNNLLVMPVLIPLCTAVLLMFLKEQVLVQRWISTLGGILNLVVSVMLAARIHHEGIQTLHMGGWAPPYGIVFVGDMFAALLVLTASVVSLGILLYSFTSIGAERERFYYYTFFHFLLAGVYGSFLTGDIFNLFVFFEVMLISSYALLSLGGTKRQLRETTKYLLINIVSSALFVAAVAYLYAAAGTLNMAHLSQRIAEAGQGGVLNVVAVLFLIVFALKAGLFLFFWLPGSYSAPPAAVRALFGALLTKVGMYAIIRTFTLIFAGDPDFTNGWIAWMAAATMVLGALGAVAYSDIPRILNYNVIVSMGFVAFGLSAGTPDALDGAVFYLLHDMLGKALMFVLGGLMIAAAGTDRLERMGGLIRRYPLLGWSFFALALALAGIPPFSGFPGKVLIIRGGLDAGMLTLSLIGLGSSLLVLYSLIKVFRLAFWGNTPDTEPPKINLKSGTAVAAGLLVLVILMGLGTERVNTYVSQAGDVLGSPGLYIEAVLKE; encoded by the coding sequence ATGAATAATCTCTTGGTCATGCCGGTTCTGATCCCCCTGTGTACGGCTGTTCTATTGATGTTTCTGAAAGAGCAGGTGCTGGTGCAGCGGTGGATAAGCACCCTGGGCGGAATTCTGAATCTTGTTGTGTCGGTTATGCTGGCCGCACGCATCCATCATGAGGGCATACAAACCTTGCACATGGGGGGCTGGGCTCCGCCTTATGGCATTGTGTTTGTAGGAGACATGTTTGCAGCACTGCTGGTATTGACGGCGTCGGTGGTGAGCCTGGGGATTCTGCTGTATTCCTTCACCAGCATCGGTGCGGAGCGGGAAAGATTCTATTACTATACTTTTTTTCATTTTCTGCTCGCAGGCGTATACGGTTCTTTTCTGACGGGTGACATCTTCAATCTGTTTGTATTCTTCGAAGTGATGCTGATCTCGTCCTACGCACTCCTATCCCTGGGCGGTACGAAGCGGCAGCTTCGGGAAACCACTAAATATCTGTTGATTAATATTGTGTCTTCAGCGCTTTTTGTAGCCGCAGTCGCTTACCTGTATGCAGCGGCGGGCACACTGAATATGGCTCATTTGTCCCAGCGCATTGCCGAGGCCGGGCAGGGCGGTGTCCTGAATGTGGTCGCTGTACTGTTCCTGATCGTCTTTGCGCTGAAGGCCGGGCTGTTCCTGTTCTTCTGGCTTCCCGGCTCTTACAGTGCGCCGCCAGCCGCAGTCCGGGCCTTATTCGGAGCGCTGCTGACCAAAGTGGGGATGTACGCCATTATCCGGACTTTTACACTTATCTTTGCCGGAGATCCTGATTTTACGAACGGCTGGATCGCCTGGATGGCGGCGGCTACAATGGTTCTGGGCGCACTGGGGGCCGTGGCTTATAGTGATATCCCCCGCATCCTCAACTACAACGTCATTGTCAGTATGGGTTTTGTGGCATTCGGATTGTCGGCGGGAACACCGGATGCATTGGATGGTGCGGTCTTTTATCTGCTGCACGATATGCTGGGCAAGGCCCTCATGTTCGTTCTCGGAGGGTTGATGATTGCCGCTGCCGGTACGGACCGGCTTGAGCGTATGGGGGGACTGATCCGGCGTTATCCGCTGCTGGGCTGGAGTTTTTTCGCGCTGGCACTGGCACTTGCCGGTATCCCTCCCTTCAGCGGCTTTCCCGGCAAAGTGCTGATCATCCGGGGAGGACTGGATGCAGGAATGCTGACATTATCCCTCATCGGGCTGGGTTCCAGCCTGCTCGTGCTGTACTCGCTGATCAAGGTGTTCAGACTGGCCTTCTGGGGCAATACGCCGGACACGGAACCGCCCAAGATTAATCTAAAAAGCGGGACGGCGGTGGCCGCCGGACTCCTCGTTCTGGTCATCCTGATGGGCCTTGGAACAGAGCGGGTGAATACCTATGTATCACAGGCAGGGGATGTGCTTGGTTCTCCCGGTCTGTATATCGAAGCTGTATTGAAGGAGTAG
- a CDS encoding alpha/beta fold hydrolase encodes MPQILLNGTTIYYETYGTGVPVVFIHDHLTSHHLFEPQIEYFRDRVQVIVMDLRGNGLSGKMDVEVHRILDTQCEDLKELLRRLGLLSVILVASSGGGVLAQKFAVQNPELVRALVLVDNCSSGHDSTINNRIWGIVERCSWMSYYLPPELLLRSLRIAYNKWLPAYHILRNELLHKRPTEGIKQRIALRQIDILAYAAKLQVPVLCVTGSQNEWRLAQASKNASMLPSAQLVVLDDAMYPSHLCQPQHFNRLLLNFLIDQHAIHQRADGLEGGG; translated from the coding sequence TTGCCGCAAATTCTGCTAAATGGAACTACTATCTACTACGAAACCTATGGTACAGGAGTGCCGGTTGTTTTTATTCATGATCACCTGACCTCGCATCATCTGTTTGAGCCGCAAATTGAGTATTTTCGTGACCGTGTTCAAGTGATTGTTATGGATCTGAGAGGGAACGGGTTGTCCGGAAAAATGGATGTCGAGGTTCACCGCATTCTGGATACCCAGTGTGAGGATTTGAAGGAGCTGCTCCGCCGTCTGGGGCTGCTGAGTGTGATTCTCGTCGCAAGCTCCGGAGGGGGTGTGCTGGCCCAGAAATTCGCTGTGCAGAACCCGGAGCTGGTGCGTGCGCTGGTGCTGGTGGACAACTGTTCGAGCGGACATGATTCCACGATAAATAATCGGATATGGGGAATTGTTGAGAGATGCTCATGGATGTCGTATTATTTGCCGCCTGAGCTGCTTTTGCGCTCCCTGAGAATCGCCTATAACAAATGGCTGCCCGCTTATCATATCCTCCGGAATGAGCTGCTGCATAAACGGCCAACCGAAGGGATCAAACAGCGGATTGCCCTGCGCCAGATTGACATTCTTGCCTATGCGGCCAAGCTGCAGGTTCCTGTGCTGTGTGTAACGGGAAGCCAGAATGAGTGGAGACTGGCGCAGGCGAGCAAGAACGCCTCCATGCTGCCATCGGCGCAGCTCGTGGTGCTGGATGATGCCATGTACCCCAGCCATCTGTGCCAGCCGCAGCATTTTAACCGCCTGCTGTTAAATTTCCTGATCGACCAGCATGCCATTCATCAGCGGGCTGACGGGCTGGAGGGCGGCGGATGA
- the mnhG gene encoding monovalent cation/H(+) antiporter subunit G: protein MSLIGELLIAILVLLGALICGLSAFGLVRLPDVYLRSHAATKSATLGVLCVLTGAFLFFYFYIEVVSIKLLIAIVFVFITSPVAGHLNGRAAYRSGVPLWKGSVQDDLKPVLEKNKTKQDDSQ, encoded by the coding sequence ATAAGCTTGATCGGTGAGCTGCTAATTGCGATACTGGTATTGCTGGGCGCATTGATATGTGGGCTTAGCGCGTTTGGATTGGTCCGGCTCCCCGATGTTTATTTACGTTCCCATGCCGCCACCAAAAGTGCTACACTGGGTGTATTGTGTGTGCTGACAGGAGCCTTTCTGTTTTTTTACTTCTATATAGAAGTAGTCAGCATCAAGCTGCTAATCGCGATTGTATTCGTCTTCATCACTTCTCCGGTTGCAGGGCATCTGAACGGCCGGGCGGCTTACCGCTCGGGTGTGCCATTATGGAAGGGCAGTGTGCAGGATGATCTGAAGCCGGTGCTCGAAAAGAATAAGACGAAGCAGGATGACTCGCAGTAA
- a CDS encoding DeoR/GlpR family DNA-binding transcription regulator: MRAFERRELIINKLYRHKKVHVADLAQDFDVSEETIRRDLEKLDKEGIAKKSYGGAILNVHTNEDPSYSHRHAVNIEAKRAIAESVLDLINDGDSLMTDTSSTAFEALKKITEAKKNLTIITNSLVVLSEFQHSGHKLISTGGVLGAETNSFVGPSASHTIQRYNVDAALFSCKALSMTGGLSDSNEAESELKILMRQQASKAVLLADHSKFDRIAFVRLFSFDEIDYIVTDGKPSDEWISFLNKYQVSLLHNPAE, encoded by the coding sequence GTGAGAGCGTTCGAACGCCGTGAACTCATTATCAATAAGCTGTACCGCCACAAAAAAGTCCATGTCGCTGACCTGGCCCAGGATTTCGATGTTTCCGAAGAAACGATCCGCAGAGATCTGGAGAAGCTGGACAAAGAGGGCATTGCGAAAAAAAGCTATGGCGGGGCCATCCTGAATGTCCACACCAACGAGGACCCTTCCTACTCTCACAGACATGCGGTGAATATCGAAGCCAAACGGGCCATTGCCGAAAGTGTCCTGGACCTGATCAATGACGGTGACAGCCTGATGACAGATACCAGCTCTACCGCCTTCGAGGCGCTGAAGAAAATTACCGAAGCCAAAAAAAACCTGACGATCATTACCAATTCACTGGTTGTCCTGTCCGAGTTTCAGCATTCCGGGCACAAGCTGATTTCCACCGGCGGTGTGCTGGGAGCGGAGACCAACTCTTTTGTCGGGCCGAGCGCTTCCCATACCATTCAGCGGTATAACGTGGACGCGGCGCTGTTCAGCTGCAAAGCCCTCTCGATGACGGGGGGACTAAGCGATTCCAATGAAGCCGAAAGCGAGCTTAAGATTCTTATGCGGCAGCAGGCGAGCAAAGCCGTCCTTCTGGCCGACCATTCCAAGTTTGACCGGATTGCTTTTGTCAGGCTGTTTAGCTTTGACGAGATTGATTATATCGTTACCGACGGGAAGCCCTCGGACGAGTGGATCTCTTTTCTGAACAAATACCAGGTATCGCTTCTTCATAATCCCGCAGAGTAA
- a CDS encoding class II aldolase/adducin family protein, producing the protein MDELEKKLRLQICDIGKNLFNKDFIAANDGNISARLSETEVLATPTGVSKGYLEPHMLVKVNLQGEILEAQEGYRPSTEVKMHLRIYRELPEMNGVVHAHPPFGTAFAIKGEALDKMMMPESVIAMGEIPLAKYGTPSTEEVPDSIMPFLGKKTAVLLESHGALTWGKDVMGAYMNMERLEYTAKLTFLTRMIHGERELPPNRIEELVALRSFYGM; encoded by the coding sequence ATGGATGAGCTGGAAAAGAAACTGCGTCTGCAAATTTGTGATATCGGCAAAAATCTGTTCAATAAGGATTTTATTGCCGCAAATGACGGCAACATCTCTGCCCGTTTGAGCGAAACTGAGGTACTGGCTACCCCGACCGGGGTCAGCAAAGGCTACCTGGAGCCGCATATGCTGGTCAAGGTCAACCTTCAGGGAGAGATTCTGGAGGCCCAGGAAGGCTATAGGCCTTCAACCGAGGTCAAAATGCATCTGCGGATATACCGCGAGCTTCCCGAGATGAACGGGGTGGTCCATGCGCATCCGCCATTTGGTACTGCTTTTGCCATTAAGGGGGAAGCGCTCGATAAAATGATGATGCCGGAATCCGTAATTGCCATGGGCGAGATCCCGCTGGCTAAATACGGCACGCCTTCCACAGAGGAGGTTCCCGACTCCATCATGCCGTTCCTGGGCAAGAAAACAGCCGTACTGCTGGAAAGCCATGGGGCTTTGACCTGGGGGAAGGATGTAATGGGAGCTTATATGAATATGGAACGGCTGGAATACACCGCCAAGCTGACCTTTTTGACCCGCATGATCCACGGGGAGCGGGAGCTGCCGCCGAACCGGATTGAAGAGCTGGTGGCGCTGCGGTCCTTCTACGGAATGTAA
- a CDS encoding MarR family winged helix-turn-helix transcriptional regulator — protein MNEDRYDKIDELMEAFQQFSKINWQKNNPSLLKPSEIRVLITIRLGTEKSGKPVLTVSDISKMHKVTSPTITQMVNSLLAQGYVVRTSDAQDKRVSGIALTDKGVRLADAAIARIRDTFKGMIDYLGKERSRALIELLNGVYHYFEEINGQLED, from the coding sequence ATGAACGAAGACAGATATGACAAAATCGACGAGCTGATGGAAGCCTTTCAGCAATTCTCCAAGATCAACTGGCAGAAGAACAATCCATCGCTGCTAAAGCCCAGTGAAATACGCGTGCTGATCACGATCAGATTAGGGACCGAGAAATCCGGGAAGCCGGTGCTTACCGTCTCCGACATCAGCAAAATGCACAAGGTCACCTCCCCCACCATCACCCAAATGGTGAACAGCCTGCTGGCACAGGGCTATGTGGTCCGCACCAGCGATGCCCAGGATAAGCGGGTCAGCGGGATTGCTCTGACAGACAAAGGCGTACGTTTGGCCGATGCTGCTATTGCCAGAATCCGTGATACGTTCAAGGGGATGATTGACTATCTCGGCAAGGAGCGCAGCAGAGCGCTGATTGAGCTGTTGAACGGGGTCTATCACTATTTTGAAGAAATCAACGGGCAGCTGGAGGACTGA
- a CDS encoding Na(+)/H(+) antiporter subunit F1, which produces MIPLLLNIALTILALAMLACLYRLIQGPTRSDRVAALDTIGIHLLAVIAVLGMQQRTEDYFDMVLVIGILTFIGTAALARYIERDAVMEHGGDKLDR; this is translated from the coding sequence ATGATTCCGCTATTGCTTAATATTGCGCTGACGATCCTGGCACTGGCCATGCTGGCCTGCCTGTACAGGCTGATTCAAGGACCGACCCGTTCAGACCGGGTTGCTGCGCTGGATACGATCGGCATTCATCTGCTGGCCGTGATCGCGGTGCTGGGCATGCAGCAGAGGACAGAGGATTATTTTGATATGGTGCTTGTGATCGGAATTCTGACGTTTATCGGAACGGCGGCTTTAGCCAGGTATATTGAAAGAGACGCGGTTATGGAGCATGGAGGTGATAAGCTTGATCGGTGA
- a CDS encoding rhamnulokinase, with product MSKLKKLLAVDLGASSGRVILGTYDGSRIVTEELHRFANTPVEAGGHLYWNVPELLKEIKQGILLAVQAGNEIASLSVDTWGVDYGFVDHAGKLLNAPHHYRDQRVGKYRARLEELLPPEEQFRLTGNQPDPINTVYQLFADLQENPLLQEQVDHILMMPDLFLYLLSGASSAERTILSTSGLLDAVTGEPSSEVFGRLGIPTRLIPPRVEAGTAIGTLRPELCAKLGCGPIRVIAGASHDTASAVASIPYADKDGAAFISCGTWSLVGMETKAPVITALSYEYGFTNEGCSGSGNRLLKNITGLWLLQETRRVWAEAGEVLSFSEMTALAGKEGAAQSFIEPNDPLFSTPGDMPGRIAEYCRSSGQRVPETKGAILRTILDSLAKSYASTLKELEEITGSRIRKVHMVGGGIQNKLLCQLTADASGREIIAGPVEASALGNLLVQLAALGELDFSRAAEVVGASETLTVYRPNK from the coding sequence ATGAGCAAGCTGAAGAAGCTGCTGGCTGTTGACCTTGGGGCAAGCTCGGGGAGAGTAATTCTCGGCACCTATGACGGAAGCAGGATTGTTACAGAGGAGCTGCACCGGTTTGCCAATACCCCGGTGGAGGCTGGGGGCCATTTGTACTGGAACGTTCCGGAGCTGCTTAAGGAGATTAAGCAGGGAATTCTGCTGGCGGTGCAGGCTGGCAATGAAATTGCTAGTCTAAGTGTGGATACCTGGGGAGTAGATTATGGCTTTGTGGATCATGCGGGGAAGCTGCTGAATGCCCCGCATCATTACCGCGACCAGCGGGTGGGCAAATACCGCGCCCGGCTGGAGGAGCTGCTGCCGCCGGAGGAGCAGTTCCGTCTGACCGGCAATCAGCCGGACCCGATCAATACGGTCTATCAGTTGTTCGCCGATTTGCAGGAGAACCCCTTGCTTCAGGAGCAGGTTGACCACATTCTCATGATGCCGGATTTGTTCCTGTACCTGCTGTCTGGAGCCTCTTCTGCGGAGCGGACGATACTGAGCACAAGCGGGCTGCTGGACGCCGTTACGGGTGAACCTTCTTCCGAAGTATTCGGCAGACTTGGCATCCCAACCAGGCTGATTCCGCCCCGTGTTGAAGCGGGAACCGCTATCGGCACGCTGCGGCCCGAGCTCTGTGCCAAGCTCGGATGCGGGCCCATCCGCGTGATTGCCGGCGCTTCCCATGATACGGCTTCAGCCGTAGCTTCGATTCCTTACGCGGACAAGGACGGCGCGGCGTTTATCAGCTGCGGCACCTGGTCATTGGTCGGGATGGAAACGAAGGCGCCGGTCATTACCGCGTTAAGCTATGAATATGGCTTCACGAATGAAGGCTGCAGCGGCAGCGGCAACCGGCTGCTCAAGAACATTACCGGCCTGTGGCTGCTGCAGGAAACGCGGCGGGTCTGGGCTGAAGCCGGTGAAGTCCTCAGCTTCAGCGAGATGACTGCGCTTGCCGGGAAGGAGGGGGCGGCACAGTCTTTTATTGAGCCTAATGATCCGCTCTTCAGCACGCCCGGCGATATGCCGGGACGGATCGCGGAATACTGCCGGAGCAGCGGCCAACGGGTGCCGGAAACCAAAGGAGCCATCCTCCGCACGATTCTGGATAGCCTCGCCAAGTCCTACGCGTCCACGCTTAAGGAGCTGGAGGAAATTACGGGCAGCCGGATCCGCAAGGTTCATATGGTCGGAGGGGGCATACAGAACAAGCTCCTCTGCCAGCTGACGGCGGATGCGTCCGGAAGAGAGATTATCGCCGGTCCCGTTGAAGCCAGTGCGCTGGGGAATCTGCTGGTACAGCTGGCTGCGCTGGGGGAACTGGATTTCAGCCGCGCCGCTGAAGTCGTTGGCGCATCCGAGACCCTGACGGTGTACCGGCCGAATAAATGA
- a CDS encoding LTA synthase family protein translates to MKKSLNSILNRPILLFTFVLLLKSAVAWFVVFSDGPNWSMVFTEIPFFIIVFSLIEWLSSKRKILYYMIANLFITVIYFAVLMYYKYYGVIATYHALQQADKVTKVGESTYSLITPYYLFIFVDIVFFLFFMFRPKYIAKWKERGTYRISRPVLLTVAAVSLALCFFNIWPNHASMNEIKKAESMGILNYEVYTLFADSTEKEELIDSKEITQQAVDTVKGVQPPQQPQYAGADKGKNLIIVQMESFQNFLIGLTIDGQEITPNINKLAHSNTYFNNFYTNAGQGTTSDAEFVVNSSFYVPKNEPATSSPYMNKSVPSLPKLLSANGYFTATFHTNSVEFWNRKALYQAIGFDKYYDQSFYGDDDHIAFGSSDEVLFAKTVPELAALDAKDQPFYAMVISMSAHHPFRIPGEKFKMKLPERLEGTLLGDYIQAQNYADYAMGQFLEDLKTSGLWDDSLIVFYGDHQGVPMYTLGEDEKALLQEMIGHEYGYTDMFNIPFIVHSPGGSLPAVVDRTGGQIDILPTVSNLLGVPLQNQLHFGEDLLNSASNLIPFRHFLPTGSFVNNTSIYLTGNDYADGSNYSLSDNSVVQGGSTEAQFEAAERLLNMSNSYLLQLPDRPDQQ, encoded by the coding sequence ATGAAGAAATCATTGAATAGCATTTTAAACCGGCCGATTCTATTATTCACCTTCGTGCTGCTGCTCAAAAGCGCCGTGGCCTGGTTTGTCGTGTTCAGCGACGGTCCGAACTGGAGTATGGTCTTCACCGAAATTCCCTTTTTCATCATTGTGTTCAGTCTGATTGAATGGCTGTCCTCCAAACGGAAGATTCTGTACTACATGATTGCGAATTTGTTCATCACGGTGATTTATTTTGCCGTCCTGATGTATTACAAATATTATGGTGTGATTGCGACCTATCATGCACTGCAGCAAGCGGATAAGGTTACTAAGGTCGGAGAGAGCACCTATTCCCTGATTACGCCGTATTATCTGTTTATTTTTGTGGATATCGTCTTTTTCCTGTTCTTTATGTTCCGGCCCAAATATATTGCCAAATGGAAGGAGAGAGGCACATACCGCATCAGCCGCCCAGTCCTGCTTACCGTGGCCGCCGTTTCGCTCGCGCTGTGCTTCTTCAATATCTGGCCTAACCATGCGAGCATGAACGAGATCAAAAAAGCGGAGAGCATGGGGATTCTGAACTATGAAGTCTACACGCTGTTTGCAGACAGCACGGAGAAGGAAGAGCTTATAGACAGCAAGGAGATTACCCAACAGGCCGTGGATACGGTTAAAGGGGTTCAACCCCCGCAGCAGCCGCAGTACGCCGGGGCCGACAAGGGCAAAAACCTGATTATCGTGCAGATGGAATCGTTCCAGAACTTTCTGATCGGACTGACCATTGACGGGCAGGAGATCACGCCGAACATCAACAAGCTGGCGCACAGCAATACGTACTTCAATAATTTTTACACCAATGCGGGCCAGGGGACGACCTCGGATGCCGAGTTCGTGGTGAACTCCTCATTTTATGTGCCCAAGAATGAACCGGCAACGTCATCGCCTTATATGAACAAATCCGTGCCCAGCCTGCCGAAGCTGCTGAGTGCGAACGGTTATTTTACAGCTACTTTTCACACCAACAGTGTGGAATTCTGGAACCGCAAGGCCCTGTACCAGGCGATAGGCTTTGACAAGTATTATGACCAGAGCTTCTATGGCGATGATGATCATATCGCATTCGGATCTTCGGATGAGGTGCTGTTCGCCAAAACGGTACCGGAGCTGGCCGCACTTGACGCCAAGGATCAGCCGTTCTATGCGATGGTCATTTCCATGAGCGCCCACCATCCGTTCCGCATCCCCGGGGAGAAGTTCAAGATGAAGCTGCCGGAGCGCTTAGAAGGTACGCTGCTGGGGGATTATATTCAAGCCCAGAATTATGCCGACTATGCGATGGGGCAGTTTCTGGAGGACCTGAAGACCAGTGGACTGTGGGATGACAGCCTGATTGTGTTTTACGGAGATCATCAAGGTGTGCCGATGTACACCCTGGGTGAGGATGAGAAGGCTCTGCTGCAAGAAATGATCGGACATGAGTACGGTTATACGGATATGTTCAATATTCCGTTCATCGTCCACTCGCCGGGCGGCTCTCTGCCTGCGGTTGTGGACCGGACGGGCGGACAGATTGATATTCTGCCGACAGTATCCAATTTGCTGGGCGTGCCGCTGCAGAATCAGCTGCATTTCGGGGAGGATCTGCTCAACTCGGCATCGAACCTGATCCCGTTCAGACATTTCCTGCCTACAGGCTCCTTTGTGAATAATACGAGCATTTATCTGACGGGGAATGATTACGCGGATGGAAGCAACTATAGTCTAAGCGATAATTCGGTCGTCCAGGGCGGCTCTACAGAAGCGCAGTTCGAAGCTGCGGAGCGGCTGCTGAACATGTCGAACAGCTATCTGCTGCAATTGCCGGACCGGCCGGACCAGCAGTAA
- a CDS encoding L-fucose isomerase, with protein sequence MTTHYPKIGIRPTIDGRRRGVRESLEVQTMGMAERVAAFLQDNLRYPDGSSVACVITDSTIGGVKEASAAQAKFSSANVGVSITVTPCWCYGSETMDMDASIPHAVWGFNGTERPGAVYLAAVLSAYAQKGIPAFGIYGEDVQDSGSEEIPSDVQTKLLRFAKSALAVALMKGNSYLSMGSVSMGIAGSIVNDQFFQEYLGMRNEYIDMSEFVRRFEEGIYDQEEFARALKWTKENCRIGPDNNPAHLQVSSEEKAVQLETCVKMALIGRDLMIGNPVLAELGFAEEAQGHNALAAGFQGQRQWTDHFPNGDFMETILNSSFDWNGKRAPYILATENDSLNGVTMLFNYLLTNTAQIFADVRTYWSPAAVKRVTGYELQGEAAGGLLHLINSGSAALDGAGEQTRDGKPVIKPFWEITDEEVEATLKATQFRAASQEYFRGGGFSTDYLTKGGMPVTMARLNLVKGLGPVLQLAEGYTVELPEEVHRTLDERTDPTWPTTWFAPVLTGSGSFSSVYDVMNNWGANHGAISYGHIGADLITLASMLRIPVSMHNVEEARIFRPRVWSLFGTESLEAADYRACRNFGPLY encoded by the coding sequence ATGACAACTCATTATCCCAAAATCGGCATCCGCCCAACGATTGACGGGAGACGCCGGGGCGTACGCGAATCACTGGAAGTCCAGACGATGGGCATGGCGGAGCGGGTCGCTGCTTTTCTGCAGGACAATCTGCGTTACCCTGATGGTTCATCTGTAGCATGTGTGATTACTGATTCTACGATCGGCGGTGTGAAGGAAGCTTCGGCTGCACAGGCCAAATTTTCAAGTGCCAATGTAGGCGTATCCATTACCGTGACACCTTGCTGGTGTTATGGCTCGGAAACGATGGATATGGATGCCTCCATCCCGCATGCGGTATGGGGGTTCAATGGTACGGAACGGCCCGGTGCGGTCTATCTTGCCGCTGTCTTGTCGGCGTACGCCCAGAAGGGCATTCCGGCTTTTGGGATCTATGGGGAGGATGTGCAGGATTCCGGCAGCGAGGAAATCCCGTCTGATGTGCAGACCAAGCTGCTGCGGTTCGCCAAGTCGGCACTTGCCGTTGCCCTGATGAAGGGGAACTCCTATTTGTCCATGGGTTCGGTATCTATGGGGATTGCCGGTTCCATTGTGAATGACCAGTTCTTTCAGGAATACCTGGGCATGCGCAATGAATATATCGATATGTCCGAGTTCGTCCGCCGTTTCGAGGAAGGGATTTACGATCAGGAGGAATTTGCCCGCGCACTGAAATGGACGAAGGAGAATTGTCGGATTGGACCCGACAATAACCCGGCGCACCTGCAGGTCAGCAGCGAAGAGAAGGCAGTCCAGCTGGAAACCTGCGTGAAGATGGCGCTCATCGGCCGCGACCTGATGATCGGCAATCCGGTGCTGGCTGAGCTGGGGTTTGCTGAAGAAGCGCAGGGCCACAACGCGCTCGCTGCCGGTTTCCAGGGGCAGCGCCAATGGACGGATCACTTCCCGAACGGTGACTTCATGGAGACGATCCTGAATTCCTCCTTCGACTGGAACGGTAAGCGCGCGCCTTATATTCTGGCTACGGAGAATGACAGCCTGAACGGGGTGACTATGCTGTTCAATTACTTGCTGACGAATACGGCGCAGATATTTGCCGATGTCCGCACCTACTGGAGCCCGGCCGCAGTGAAGCGGGTCACCGGATATGAACTGCAGGGCGAGGCGGCGGGCGGCCTGCTCCATCTGATCAATTCAGGCTCCGCCGCGCTGGACGGCGCAGGTGAACAGACCAGGGACGGTAAGCCGGTGATCAAGCCGTTCTGGGAGATCACAGATGAAGAGGTGGAAGCCACCCTGAAGGCAACGCAGTTCCGTGCGGCATCGCAGGAATATTTCCGCGGCGGCGGCTTCTCTACCGATTATCTGACCAAAGGCGGCATGCCTGTAACGATGGCGCGCCTTAATCTGGTCAAGGGGCTGGGACCTGTTCTGCAGCTGGCGGAAGGTTATACTGTGGAGCTTCCTGAGGAGGTACACCGCACGCTGGATGAACGGACCGATCCTACCTGGCCGACAACCTGGTTCGCGCCTGTTCTGACCGGTTCCGGTTCGTTCAGCTCGGTATACGATGTGATGAACAATTGGGGGGCCAATCATGGAGCAATCAGCTATGGGCATATCGGTGCGGACCTGATCACACTGGCATCCATGCTGCGCATCCCGGTGAGTATGCACAATGTGGAGGAAGCACGGATCTTCAGACCGCGCGTCTGGTCGCTGTTCGGAACGGAGAGCCTCGAAGCTGCCGACTACCGGGCCTGCCGGAATTTCGGACCTCTATATTAA
- a CDS encoding Na+/H+ antiporter subunit E → MAVQILLNLMTAFLWMMLSGDGSGSGFVIGYLLGCGILLVLRRFLPEPLYLKRVWSIVKLLALFLRELVWSSFAVIRQILSPKLAVRPGIFAYETALRSDFEVTLLSCLICLTPGTLTLEVSGSGRTLYIHAMDIEDAGQLSRQIEGTFEKAIMEVTRL, encoded by the coding sequence ATGGCTGTTCAAATCTTATTAAACCTGATGACTGCGTTTCTGTGGATGATGCTGAGCGGCGACGGGTCAGGCTCAGGCTTTGTAATCGGCTATCTGCTGGGCTGCGGAATTCTGCTGGTGCTGCGCAGGTTCCTCCCTGAACCTTTATATTTGAAACGGGTGTGGTCCATAGTGAAGCTGCTGGCGCTGTTTCTGCGGGAACTGGTCTGGTCCAGCTTTGCGGTCATCCGGCAAATCCTCAGTCCCAAACTGGCGGTCCGCCCGGGCATCTTCGCTTATGAAACTGCACTCCGGTCCGACTTTGAGGTCACCTTGCTCTCCTGCCTGATCTGTCTGACACCGGGGACACTAACGCTGGAAGTGTCGGGCAGCGGCCGGACCCTCTATATTCACGCTATGGATATTGAGGATGCCGGCCAGCTCTCCCGCCAGATCGAAGGAACCTTTGAAAAAGCAATAATGGAGGTGACCCGGCTATGA